The following is a genomic window from Adhaeribacter radiodurans.
GAAGTTCAGCAGGAAGAAGAAAAAGAAGAAACGCAATCCTCGGCCGGTCACGATACGGTGTTGTTCGATTTGCTCAAAGCACTCCGGAAAAAGCTGGCGAAAGAACTGGATTTGCCTCCTTACGTGCTCTTTCAGGATCCTTCTTTGAAAGAAATGGCTACTACCTACCCAACTACCAAAGAAGACTTAGCGCATATTTCCGGCGTAGGAATGGGTAAAGTGCAGAAGTTTGGGAAGCAATTCCTGGATTTAATCAGCAAATACGTTGAAGATAACGATATAGTAACGGCGGCTGATGTAGTAGTAAAAACCACGGTAAATAAATCGAAAATTAAGATTTATATTATTCAGCAGATTGATAAAAAGATGGACCTGGAGGAAATTGCTTCGTCGAAGGATATTACCATGCAGGAACTCATCGAAGAAATTGAACATATTTGCTACTCTGGTACTAAGCTTAATTTAAATTATTATATCGATGGCGTGCTGGATAAAGAACGCCAGGAAGAAGTGTACGATTATTTTATGCAGGCCAATACCGATAATATTGGAGTAGCCTTAAAAGAACTAGGCACCGACGATTACACCGAAGAAGATATCCGATTAATGCGTATAAAGTTTTTAAGCGAATACGCTAATTAAGGATCGCGGATTTTCACAGATTACCCGGATTACGAAGATTATTTTTTTAAAATAATTTCCATAAGTAAATGAGGGGCTCATTAGTTAGGTGGGCCCCTCGTTTTGTATTAAAGAGTATTCATCATTATTATTTTATTTTCCTGCGGATATAATCTGCGCAGTCTGTTAAAATCCGCAATTCAAACTTTGAAATCCACGTAATCAGGGTAATCTGTGAAAATCCGTGATTAAATTTTAATAACTTCGCAACTTCGGTTAGAGTACAAAAAAGTAAAAAGCAGAAGAGGTTATCCTTTAATCGAGCAGCTCAACTATTCAACTAGTACATCATGAACATACTCATCATCGGATCAGGCGGCAGAGAACATGCGCTGGCCTGGAAGCTGAAACAAAGTCAATACTGCGAGCGCATTTTTGTTGCTCCTGGCAATGCTGGTACCGCCGAAATAGCTACTAACGTAGATATTTCTATCACTAACTTTAAGGAACTGGCCAAATTTGCTGACGATTTTAACATTATGATGGTGGTGGTAGGGCAGGAGGCCGCTTTAGTAGATGGCATTCATGATTACTTTCAAAGTTTAGATTATTTAAAGCATATTCTGGTAATTGGGCCATGTAAAGCAGGAGCGCAGTTAGAAGGCAGCAAAGATTTTTCGAAGCGCTTTATGCAGCAATACAATATTCCTACGGCCCGGTACCAAACTTTTACGGTTGACTCTTTTCAGGAAGGCCTTACTTATTTACAAAATCATGCGTACCCGGTAGTACTAAAAGCCGATGGTTTAGCAGCCGGAAAAGGAGTAGTAATTGCGGGTTCGTACGAAGAAGCGGCCGCTGAACTCCAGGCTATGCTGCAAGGACAAAAATTTGGGGCAGCGAGTAGTAAAGTAGTAATCGAAGAGTTTTTGCAGGGCATTGAAGTATCGGTATTTATTTTAACCGATGGTAAAGAATACGTGCTATTGCCGGAAGCTAAAGATTACAAACGTATTGGCGAGGGAGATACCGGCTTAAATACGGGTGGTATGGGCGCTATTTCACCGGTGCCGTTTGCCAACGAAATTTTTATGCAAAAAGTTCGAGAACGCATTATTCAACCAACTTTACAAGGTTTGCAAACCGAGAATATACCGTATAGCGGTTTTATTTTTATTGGATTGATAAATGTAAACAGCGAACCTTACGTGATTGAATATAACGTGCGCCTGGGCGATCCGGAAACCGAAGCCATTTTACCCCGCATAAAATCAGATTTATTCGAACTGTTTAGAGCTTTACACGACCACGAATTGCAAAATTTCCGGTTGGAAATTGACCCACGCACGGCTGCTACTATTATGCTGGTGGCCGAAGGCTATCCGGGCGACTACCGCAAAGGCGATGAAATTTCTGGCTTAGATCAGCCCACCGAAGCTTTGCTATTTCAGGCAGGCACTACTCTAACAGAAGATAAGAAAATTTTAACTAACGGTGGACGGGTACTAGCGGTAACCGGTTTAGGAAATAATATAACAGAAGCGCTCGAGCAGGCTCGTCAATCCGCCGAAAAAATTACTTGGGCCGGTAGAAATTACCGCCGCGACATTGGATTCGACTTGCGGTAAGTTAAATCAGAATCGCGGAATCAACGGAGTACCCGGATTCCGCAGATTATTTTTTGATAATTATTAGAGTAATAAATTTCCAGTTTGTCCGGATAATTTTTTACTAAATGACCTAGAACAGATTTATAACTCTACAAATTTCGGATGTATAAAGAAAAGAGGCTACCTGATAAAGCTAGCCTCTTTTCTTTTTGCTTTTCCTTACTTAAAAAAGTAAGACTATCATGTTAAATCTGCGGAACCCGGGTAATCCGTTTAATCCGCGATTCTGGTTTTAGCAATAATCTTCGAAAGCACCTTTTAAATTATCAACGATGCGGGTTAAGTCGTTGCCTTCAATGTGGTAACGCTCAATCATATGCACCAACTCGCCATTTTTAAACAAAGCAATAGACGGCGAAGAAGGAGGGTAGGGCAGCATGTGTTCGCGGGCTTTCGCAACGGCTTCGCCTTCCATACCGGCAAAAACAGTAACCAGTTTATCCGGACGTTTATCGCTAGAAGCAACTGCCATTTTTAAAGCCGGACGGGCTTTAGCCGCAGCGCAGCCACAAACCGAATTAACAGCTACTAACACAGTGCCTTCATTTTCAGAAAGTACTTGCTCTACTTCTTCCGGGGTCATTAATTGCTCAAAACCAGCCGAGGTTAAATCTTCCCGGATTGGAGCTACCATATATTCAGGATACATTCCCATAATAAAAATTATTTAAACAGTTAATAAACTAATATACACGCTAAATTACAGAAACTTTAGGATAAGTCGAAAAAGTAAAAGTATAGCTTATATCGACCATAACAATTTATTCTTCGCTAAGTTTCAAAATAGGCTTTTATCATCTACTGCAGATTTGTTTTTACCTTCAGGTTTTAGAGAAAATCAACCAGCAAATTAAGATTTTGTTTAAAATCAGAGAACCGGGTGCTAGTACTTTTCTTATTCGTTCTAAATTCCTCGCATAAGCAGCACCAGATTCTTTTTATTCTTTCGTAATCCGTTTATCTTCCGGTAATTTACCAGTAGTAAAAATAAGTATGAAAGTAATACGAGCTGTTTTAAGCGTTGTCCTTAGCTTAGCCTTAATAATTGCTTTAAATACATCTTTTGGAGTGGTGCCACCAATTGGCAAATTTTTGAGTCCGTTTGTGGGCTTCTGGCAAAATGCCGAAACACGCGATAATTTAAAAGCCGTTGAATTGCCTTTAGCCGGCTTACAAGCCGAAGTACAGATTTTTTACGACGAAAATCGGGTGCCTCACATTTTTGCTCATAACAATTACGATGTGTATTATGCGCAAGGCTACGTAACGGCTAAAGACCGTCTTTGGCAAATGGAATTTCAAACCTATGCAGCCGCTGGCCGGGTATCTGAAGTGGTTGGCTCTAAGGCCATTGAGTTTGATCGCTACCAACGCCGGATGGGAATGGTATATGGCGCCCAGCAATCGTTAAAAGCCATGCTTGCCGATGCTCGGTCGCGAGAAATGTTGGAAGCCTTTACTGCCGGAATTAACGCTTATATTGGGCAATTAAAACCCAGCGATTACCCCTTAGAATACAAGTTACTCAACTACGCCCCGGAACCCTGGACACCCCTTAAATGTGCTTTGTTGCTTAAGTTAATGGCCTTTGATCTGGCTGGCCGCAGCGATGATCTGCGCATGACAAATATTTTGCGTAAGTACGGGCCAGCCATTACCAAAGATTTATTCCCGGATTATCCTTTCCGGGAAGATCCGATTGTGCCTTCGGGTACTCCCTTAGATTTTAAGCCATTGCCAATACCTCCCGTACCTGCTTCTTTCTCGGCTCAGCTAGCAGAAATTAAACGACCACAAGAACCCGATCCGGAGTTAGGTAGTAATAATTGGGCCGTTTCAGCGGCAAAGTCAGCTACGGGTTATCCTATTTTGGCCAACGATCCTCACCTGGAATTAAGGTTACCTTCTATCTGGTACCAGGTGCAATTAGTAACTCCTGATATGAATGTGTGCGGTGTTTCGCTGCCGGGCGCGCCTAACGTTATTATTGGTTTTAACCAGCACATTAGTTGGGGGGTTACCAATGTAGATGCCGACGTAATGGATTGGTACCAGCTAAAATTTAAAGATAAAACCCAACAGCAATACTGGCATGCCCATCAATGGAAACCTATCCGGAAAGTAATAGAAGAAATTAAAATTAAAGGAGCAGCAACAGTATTCGATACAGTTTCATACACTCATCATGGCCCCATTGTTTACGATCAATCCGACAAGGTTTTTAATAAGCAAGCACCCGTAAAACATGCCATGCGCTGGATTGCCCACGATGCCTCGAACGAAATGCTGGCATTTTATCTCTTAAACCGGGCTAAGAATTACAACGATTACCGCCAGGCCCTCACTTTTTATACCGCACCAGCCCAGAACTTTATTTACGCCGATGACGCTAAAAATATTGCTATTTGGCCCAATGGTAAATTTCCGCTGAAGTGGCCAGACCAAGGCAAATTTATTCTGGATGGTACTAATCCGGCTTACGATTGGCAAGGTTGGATTCCGCAAGCACATAACCCGCACGTAGAAAACCCGGCACGGGGTTTTGTTAGTTCGGCCAATCAATTTTCCGCCGATCCGAAGCAGTATCCTTATTATTTAAATTGGCAGTTTGCTCCGGCTCAACGCGGCATCCGGATTAATCAGCGGCTCTCGCAAATGCAACAGGTAACTGTAGATAGTATGCGCCAATTGCAGAATGATAACTTAAACCTGCACGCCCAAACTATTTTACCGGCTTTACTGGCGGCCATACAAAAAGAAAAATTAACTAAAGCGCAGCAACAGGCCTTTTCGGTGCTAACTACCTGGAATTACTTTAACGATGCCGCCCAAATAGCACCCAGTATATTTCAGGAATGGGGACCTGCCCTGGATAAAGCCATTTGGGAAGATGAATTTGGAAGCACACAAGGAATGGAGTTGCGTTATCCGAGCCGCGACCGCACGATGCAGCTTATTTTAACCGAGCCACAAGCGCACTGGTTTAATAACCAAAATACTTCGGCCAAAGAAACGCTGGAACAATTAGCTACTACTACTTTTCAGGTGGCTATCGATTCGTTGCAGCAACGCTATGGGCCGCTTGGTCCAAAATGGCAATGGGCTCAAGTAAAAAGTACGGATATTATGCACCTAGCGAAGCTTCCCGGTTTCGGGAAAAACGATGTATTAACGGGTGGTGGCCCCGGAATTGTAAACGCTACCGGCCCGAGACATGGTCCGTCGTGGCGTATGGTGGTAGCGTTAGGCCCGGAAGTGCAAGGGTATGGCGTTTATCCGGGTGGGCAATCTGGTAATCCGGGAAGTTTTTACTACGATAACTTAATTGAAACCTGGCGACAGGGCAAATTAAATAAATTGCTTTACCTTAAATCTTCTTCAGAGCCGGCTGCCCGGCAAATGGTGCATTTGCGTTTAGTAAAAAAGTAAATAAATAAAGTTCTATTGCCAACTAATTAGGTTGTAAAAATAAATTAGAGTATTCTTTTACCCTGAATTATTTAAAGAGACCAATTAAATGATAGATGATAAGTTGGGGAAAAGCTTCCCTCCTAAGTTTAGGAGGGGCAGGGATGGTTGTTTTTTTATTAAAGCTGCGCGTGAAGATGAATATTTATTTTTGCCCTGGATTATTTAAAGGCTGTAGTAAATTTTTTAAATTCTGCATCGTTTCAATAGAAGATGAACGAAGTGGAACAACCTTATAATAGATAGATAGTGGCTGATTATTAGCCTAACTTTTGATTTAACTCCGAATGGTTTGCCGCACTAAACTTATTGGTCAGTGTTTAAAAAATAACTAGAACAGAAAACTCTACTACATGCTGCTTTAAGCAGAGCAGAAAATAAGAGGGTGATATAGTTTTTACTATTTAGAAGCTTCTGTTTTGTTATTTAGAGCGTACACCGCTCTACGAACTGGTCAAAAAATTAAATAAATGAAAAAATCAACTTGCCTGTTTGTTGGGCTCGCGTTTAGTACCACATTTGGATTTTTACCCGGCTGCCAATCATCGGGCAATCAGGAAGAGAAAACCGAAACTGCCACCGAAAAACTAGAAATAAGGCAACCGGTTATTCAATCGGCAGTAGATTCAACTCCGGCCATTCCTGATACCGTAAAAGAAATAACCGCAAAAGTTCCGGAAAAGCTTCCGGCAACTGCCACCAAATTAGTAGCTCAGGAGCCGGTTAAACAAAAAACAACTCCTCCCTGGAAAAAAAATAATTCACCGGCTAAACCTAAAAAGGTAGTACCTGCTCCATCGCAGTTGCCTATTGAACGCGCTAATTTAAGAGCGGAAGTAAACTTTGCTCAGGGAGTGCCTAAGAATTTACGGAAACAAGTTACTACTGCGCATGGCTTAACTTTAGATAATCAAAAAACCTGGAAAGGCCAGCCGCTCGCCCGCTTTGAACTCACCCCCGATGACGTGGCACAAGGAGTAGTACGTTCCGAAATTTTACTACAACCCGATAACGAAGCCGAAGTAAAGTACGGTTGGGTCATGTATTTTCCGAAAGAATACTGGGATCCGTCGGATGAGTTTGATATTGTAATGCAGTTGCACGGCTACGATGACAAGCATTTAGGTGAAAAAGCCCGTAATCCGCAGTTTGCCCTGCACGTGCATAAAGACCATTTAAAAGTTACCATTCACCATTCGGACTTGCCGGTAAATACAAATAAAACTGATATCGATGAAAAGTTTGATTTAGGACCACTGCTGAAAGATAAATTCCTGGAAATGGTTTTGGAAATAAAGCACACTTACGAACCAGACGGATATGCCCGGTTATTCATCAACGGCAAAAAAGTAATGGATTATGAGGGCGGCACTACCTTTAACGATAAACGTAAATATCCTTACTTTAAAGCGGGTATTTACAACCGCAAAGTGCAGTTGCCCCGCGTGGTTTATATTTCCAATATCCGGCACGGCAACTCTAAGTCCAGTTACAAAGATGTAGCGCCTTAATTTATTATGCGGGAATTAATAACCAAAACTTTTTCCCAAATGCCTTGATTTTGCTTTATAAATCGCTGGTGTACCGGGTGAACGGAATAAAGCTTTATTTCTTCTTCGCTGCGGTAAGTACAATAATGCATTACATCGTATTCTGGTTTTTCCGTTAAGTCGCCGAGCACAGTTGGCCCCACCTGATAAGACAGAATATAGGAAATGCTGTCTTGTAGGTTAGCAAAACCACGCATGTGTTGTTTAATGGCTTCGGGAGTAGTGCCTGCTTTAAATTTAAAACAAACTATCCGTTGAATTTGGGCTTCTGCCGGTAGATGTACTGTACGCTTCTCTTGTGGAGTAGAAGTAAAGGTTTTGGGAGTACAAGCTGAAATCAGAATAAAATTTAAAAAGAGTAGAATTGTTAATTTTTGCATATTGGGTTAGTAAAGTAATAATTTCATTTCTCTGGAATGATTGGGTAGTTTTAATCCTGTACGCACGTTTAATAAGTCATGGTAGTTAAATCCTCGCCATAAAAGCGGTAAGCAATATTTTACAAGAAAAGGATTTAGTACATTTTTCTATTCTAATCTTTTAAATAGTAAATATAGTAGACTGTAGCGGTAGATAATAGAAACAATTATATTGCTAAAAGCCAGTCTTATAAACTATATCTAATTAAAACACATAATGGAAAGCAGAACTATACTCTACAATTCAGTAAACCAATTTTACCGGATAAAAAATGGCTATAGTGGTTTGAGTTGTACAAGATATAGCGCTAAAGTAAAAAAGATACTCCTGCTTTTATTTTTTCTTAATATCCTGAGTGGTATTTCTGCGCTGCGGGCGCAGCGTCTTTCTCGCGATTTGGACGTTGTTTTGTTAACTAACCAGGTAGGTTACCTTCCTGAGGCTACTAAAACGGTGTTAACTAAAGGTACCGAAAAAAGAAATTTTGAGGTGGTAGAAGTTACTACTGGCCAAGTTGCCTACCAGGGTACGCTTGTTCCGCAGCCCGGCGATTTTGGTAATTACCTTACCGCCGATTTTAGCAAGTTAATAAAAGAGGGCCGCTATTACTTGCGGGCCGATACATTGCGGTCTTTTCCTTTTAGTATTTCCCGCGAGGTTTATCAAACACCGATTAATATGGTAATTGGCTATTTCTCTTTGCAACGATGCGGCGCCAGTTCCACCGGTTATTTAACGCCCTGCCACGTAGATGATGGAATTCGTTTTGATAATGGCAAGCACCAGGATGTTTCGGGTGGGTGGCACGATGCGAGTGATTTGCGAAAATGGGTGTCGGCTACCATTTACGGAGTAATGGGTTTGGCCAGAACGTATGAGTTACAAGAACCTGCTTACCAAAAAGCTATCTTAGAGGAATTGCGCTGGGGAAATCAGTATTTTTTAAAAATGCAGGAGCCATTAGGTTACGTAATGGATTTTATTGGTGGCGATTTAAAAAAGCATTCCGATAATAACCGTTGGACGGATAATAAAATAGCTAGCGGAGGCACTCCTATTAACCTGGTAACACCCAACGCCGGTACCTCCAAACAACTCATGCTGGTTGCCGCCAACCACGACGACCGTATTATTCAAACGCAGCCCGTAGATATGATGGCGCAATATAATTTTATAACTTCCGAAGCTCTAATGGCACGTATCACCGAAAAAATTGATCCGACTTATGCTAAAAAATGCCTGGAGGCTGCCAAAAAATGTTACGATTGGAGTTTAAAATCAGGACGTGACTCTTCTGTTGCCAATGCAGGAGCGGCGTTGCAAGCCACCATTGAAATGTACAAAACCACTAAACAAGCTACCTATCAGAAAAGAGCAGTAGAGCTCGCCCGGCAATTAAGCAAAATGCAAGCAAAAAGTTCGGCAAAAGAGGTTTCGGGCTTTTTTTATACGGCACTCGCCAGCCAGGAGCCTTACAAAAATATCTGGAATGGCCCGCAGGCTTTTATTGGTTTAAGTGATTTGGTGCAACTATTTCCGAAAGATAAAGATGTTGCTTTATGGAAAGGTATGATAAAGAATTATGCTGAAAATTATTTATTGTTACTCGCCGGTAAAAACAGTTTCAACATTGTGCCCTGGGGTTTGTATGATAAAAAAGATCCCGGCGGAGACCGTAAAGCCGGAAAATACTGGTACCGCTATTTTATGGAACCGGAACAGGAATGGTGGGTTGGTATTAATTCTAATCTGGCTTCGGCGGGGGTTGGTCTAGTAAAAGCAGCTGTTGTTTTAAAAGACGATCGGATGAAAGCAATTGCCCAAAAACAACTGGACTGGATTCTCGGTTCTAACCCGTTCAGCAGCTCCACTATGGCAGGAGTTGGTTACAACCATCCGCCGCATTTTGGCGGCTCGTCTTTTCTGCCCAATACGCCCGTATTACCCGGCGCCGTGCTAAACGGTTTAGGCGGCGACCATTCTGATATGCCCGTAACAGGAAAAGGAGATTGGCAGATTTCTGAGTATTGGACCCCTATGGTAGCTTATACTTTATGGTTAATGGCAGAATTATCGGCGGGTAATTAAGTTTTTATTTAATTGCTTAAGTAACTGCACAAAATTAATTTATTATTCTAAATGTAGAGATTGTTGTATTATAATGCTAGCATTCAGTTACTTGTGTTTTGCTAAGGTTTAACGTCTAATATCTTTATACTTGTGTCTCTTTACTTAATTTAATTATCCTACCCACCATCCGTTAGAAAACAGACAAACACTTAGAGCCAAAAAAATACTATTGAACCCGATATAACAGTAATACAAGGCCGGTATGTTAAACTTGCTCCAAAAAAGTAAATCGGAAAAATAATTAAGGTGAACCTCGACA
Proteins encoded in this region:
- the purD gene encoding phosphoribosylamine--glycine ligase, which translates into the protein MNILIIGSGGREHALAWKLKQSQYCERIFVAPGNAGTAEIATNVDISITNFKELAKFADDFNIMMVVVGQEAALVDGIHDYFQSLDYLKHILVIGPCKAGAQLEGSKDFSKRFMQQYNIPTARYQTFTVDSFQEGLTYLQNHAYPVVLKADGLAAGKGVVIAGSYEEAAAELQAMLQGQKFGAASSKVVIEEFLQGIEVSVFILTDGKEYVLLPEAKDYKRIGEGDTGLNTGGMGAISPVPFANEIFMQKVRERIIQPTLQGLQTENIPYSGFIFIGLINVNSEPYVIEYNVRLGDPETEAILPRIKSDLFELFRALHDHELQNFRLEIDPRTAATIMLVAEGYPGDYRKGDEISGLDQPTEALLFQAGTTLTEDKKILTNGGRVLAVTGLGNNITEALEQARQSAEKITWAGRNYRRDIGFDLR
- a CDS encoding BrxA/BrxB family bacilliredoxin; the encoded protein is MYPEYMVAPIREDLTSAGFEQLMTPEEVEQVLSENEGTVLVAVNSVCGCAAAKARPALKMAVASSDKRPDKLVTVFAGMEGEAVAKAREHMLPYPPSSPSIALFKNGELVHMIERYHIEGNDLTRIVDNLKGAFEDYC
- a CDS encoding penicillin acylase family protein, producing MKVIRAVLSVVLSLALIIALNTSFGVVPPIGKFLSPFVGFWQNAETRDNLKAVELPLAGLQAEVQIFYDENRVPHIFAHNNYDVYYAQGYVTAKDRLWQMEFQTYAAAGRVSEVVGSKAIEFDRYQRRMGMVYGAQQSLKAMLADARSREMLEAFTAGINAYIGQLKPSDYPLEYKLLNYAPEPWTPLKCALLLKLMAFDLAGRSDDLRMTNILRKYGPAITKDLFPDYPFREDPIVPSGTPLDFKPLPIPPVPASFSAQLAEIKRPQEPDPELGSNNWAVSAAKSATGYPILANDPHLELRLPSIWYQVQLVTPDMNVCGVSLPGAPNVIIGFNQHISWGVTNVDADVMDWYQLKFKDKTQQQYWHAHQWKPIRKVIEEIKIKGAATVFDTVSYTHHGPIVYDQSDKVFNKQAPVKHAMRWIAHDASNEMLAFYLLNRAKNYNDYRQALTFYTAPAQNFIYADDAKNIAIWPNGKFPLKWPDQGKFILDGTNPAYDWQGWIPQAHNPHVENPARGFVSSANQFSADPKQYPYYLNWQFAPAQRGIRINQRLSQMQQVTVDSMRQLQNDNLNLHAQTILPALLAAIQKEKLTKAQQQAFSVLTTWNYFNDAAQIAPSIFQEWGPALDKAIWEDEFGSTQGMELRYPSRDRTMQLILTEPQAHWFNNQNTSAKETLEQLATTTFQVAIDSLQQRYGPLGPKWQWAQVKSTDIMHLAKLPGFGKNDVLTGGGPGIVNATGPRHGPSWRMVVALGPEVQGYGVYPGGQSGNPGSFYYDNLIETWRQGKLNKLLYLKSSSEPAARQMVHLRLVKK
- a CDS encoding polysaccharide lyase is translated as MKKSTCLFVGLAFSTTFGFLPGCQSSGNQEEKTETATEKLEIRQPVIQSAVDSTPAIPDTVKEITAKVPEKLPATATKLVAQEPVKQKTTPPWKKNNSPAKPKKVVPAPSQLPIERANLRAEVNFAQGVPKNLRKQVTTAHGLTLDNQKTWKGQPLARFELTPDDVAQGVVRSEILLQPDNEAEVKYGWVMYFPKEYWDPSDEFDIVMQLHGYDDKHLGEKARNPQFALHVHKDHLKVTIHHSDLPVNTNKTDIDEKFDLGPLLKDKFLEMVLEIKHTYEPDGYARLFINGKKVMDYEGGTTFNDKRKYPYFKAGIYNRKVQLPRVVYISNIRHGNSKSSYKDVAP
- a CDS encoding Dabb family protein, encoding MQKLTILLFLNFILISACTPKTFTSTPQEKRTVHLPAEAQIQRIVCFKFKAGTTPEAIKQHMRGFANLQDSISYILSYQVGPTVLGDLTEKPEYDVMHYCTYRSEEEIKLYSVHPVHQRFIKQNQGIWEKVLVINSRIIN
- a CDS encoding glycoside hydrolase family 9 protein, which produces MESRTILYNSVNQFYRIKNGYSGLSCTRYSAKVKKILLLLFFLNILSGISALRAQRLSRDLDVVLLTNQVGYLPEATKTVLTKGTEKRNFEVVEVTTGQVAYQGTLVPQPGDFGNYLTADFSKLIKEGRYYLRADTLRSFPFSISREVYQTPINMVIGYFSLQRCGASSTGYLTPCHVDDGIRFDNGKHQDVSGGWHDASDLRKWVSATIYGVMGLARTYELQEPAYQKAILEELRWGNQYFLKMQEPLGYVMDFIGGDLKKHSDNNRWTDNKIASGGTPINLVTPNAGTSKQLMLVAANHDDRIIQTQPVDMMAQYNFITSEALMARITEKIDPTYAKKCLEAAKKCYDWSLKSGRDSSVANAGAALQATIEMYKTTKQATYQKRAVELARQLSKMQAKSSAKEVSGFFYTALASQEPYKNIWNGPQAFIGLSDLVQLFPKDKDVALWKGMIKNYAENYLLLLAGKNSFNIVPWGLYDKKDPGGDRKAGKYWYRYFMEPEQEWWVGINSNLASAGVGLVKAAVVLKDDRMKAIAQKQLDWILGSNPFSSSTMAGVGYNHPPHFGGSSFLPNTPVLPGAVLNGLGGDHSDMPVTGKGDWQISEYWTPMVAYTLWLMAELSAGN